The stretch of DNA GAATCATCAAGATTTAATCGAAAGTTGATTTGATGCATTGGAACGCATAATAATTCTAAAGCAACTATCTAAAACTGTGATGTAAAGATTTCAAGAAAAAAGATTGTTGATTTACATAGAAATCTTCTGCTCATCATTGCTATGATAGCAGATATAGTGTTTCCACATTCAAGTACTCATGACAATCGACTGGCAACCATGTTCAGTATTGTACTAAAGATTACTTGCTGCCCGCATTATCACGAATTGGCAATACTTCCTTTCAGTAACTACTAATATCAGCATTGCACATCCTACATCTACGCAACCTCGCTTGCCATGTCAGTCCACCCCATCTTATATCTTGTAAATACTCTTTAGCCAATTTCCACATAACTACAGGTAATCACCTCTTGTGCACAGTCGGTAAAAAAGGATTTGCCGAGAAATTTGTAACTCGGCTAATGCCATATTTTCTCCTGATTCATGCCTTTGTTTTGTTCCCGAAATATTTACAAGGCCAACAATGTAAATAAATGTCAAATAATAATACACTGCTCAAGCAGCAGTGCATGAGAACTGGACATACTACTTTTACATGACCTACCTTTACTGCACCCAAGTACTCCATGTCTAAGTAAGACACAAGAGATACCAATTTCTTTGAAACATTTCAGAGCAGCTTTCAGACAGGATATGCAACAGTGCCATTTCAACAACTTGATCTTTTCTTTGGTAGAATGAATGAAATAAACTGTATGAATACGAAATTATTTTGAGCCAAGTCATTAGCCAACTTGAGGAGGCATGCTGCTGACATAATCAGCAGATTTAACATTGATTTATGCAGAGCTAGTTATTCTGCTGATGCTCCAATCACACAGGGGATCAGGTCAGTTACAGGAAATAATTTCTACCAGTATCATTCCAGTCAGGAAAAACTATCACTGCAGGATGCATTTAGTCAAGCAAGCACCAACTTTTTGacaatttattttagaatatactccctccgtactAAAGTTGAGTTACTTAtgttgggacagagggagtacatgataATGAAATAAGTAAATTTTGCAACAAAGTAGTAATATCACACTTCTGGTTTGGCAATTTCCTCTTGAATATACAAGATTTCCTTGAAGCAAAACTTGCTGCCTTGTTAAAAAAACTGCAAGGTTCAAAGTGCACGAGTACAGTAGCAAAGAGATAATCTTACTTACATCATTACGAGCACGCCATTCACCAGCAAACCCCAGTAGGCAATTCAAGCACTCCGCTGATCCATTTCTTGGAGCATCAGCTAAAGCGGTTAAGATAAAATCTCCATTGGCAACACCACCAGCCTATATGGGAAAAAGTTAATCAGTTCTCAAGATGTCTCAGTCACGCATCATATTTTTATGTGCAATTTCAGAAGTGAAATAGCAAGGCCAAGGCTACTTTATTTGCAAGCATGAAGTGAGTACTGGGATTTTTGCTTCATTGTCATCACATTTGTGGCAGCTAGTTGATGGTCACAGTTTCAGAAATAAAGGTTAAAAGACAGACACTGATAAGTGCACTGCAGGGCTAAACAGGACGGCATGCCATGTGGTAGCCTATGGTCACGAACCAAATCCCATGCAAACAAAGCTAAAGTTCACTAAGCTGGAACTTTTAAATGTTGGAAGCAAAAACACCTCCAATATACGATTCCAGGGACAGGCAAAGCTAAGTTAAAGTTATCATACCTGAATCAGGAGTTTTGCACATTTCACCGAGGAGACATTTATAGCAAAATAGAGAGGTGTCATACCATTTATCATCTTGTTGTACTGGAGAGAGACATTAAGCATGTTAGTTCCTACACTTATATCTATTGATACAAGGGATACAGGAAAATTAAACTACAGATAGAATGGTGAATACATAGAGCAATATTAACATGGCAAATTTCAGTAAAAACAGAGAGAGCAGAGAGAGCGGTTTCCATGGCATTGGAAAATGAATCAGAACATTGTCAACATATGGTTATGGAATATCTTGTGTTTAGTTCCTGGCCAAGTATTCACTAGTACACTTTATTCAATTCCAAATGGCACTTAAAAAGGAGGGACAATACATGATAGAGAATAATCTATTATGGAGATTTGCAAATACACCAAAGGAAAATTGTTCTCAGAATAAATTGTTCATTGCATAAAAGTTGGAGCTTGGCAAAAccaaaaatgatagaactgtacAACTCTGATGGAACCGTATTTCTTTGGTGAAGAGGAAACTACGCCTCAGACCAACTTTTTAGATTGCATACAATGCTATGAATGTTCAGGCAGAATTAGTATGCCATAAACTTACATCTGCATTGTGGCCAAGTAAAATCTTCATAGCACAGTCTTGCCCTTCAGTAGCAGCAATATGAAGTGGTGTCCCACAGCAAGTTACCGGGTCGGTGCAAGCTCCTCTTGCAAGTAATAGCTTTACCATTTCACAATATCCTGAATAAAGGAAAAACCAGGTAGTTATTACATAAGTGGACAAGCAATTTTAGCGATAATACATTTCTTTCCCGAAGCCTTGAGATCCCAGTTTATCCTCAGCGTGTGGTACAACAGTGCAATGAAGGGGAGAACGGTCAGAGATAATATTTACACTTGATAAAATGGAGAGGACCAGTAACTGTTTAAATCTTTGCAAACCTTGGTATTGATATATGCAATCATACTTCTTATTCTTAATAGACGAAACTGCCTTTCTCCAACACGTTCAAGAAAACAATAGTGCAAACTGGACTGTAGGTCCCTAGATTTGCATGTATCGTTGGAGCAGGTCAACGAGTTGGTGCCCCCACCCCCCCAAAAAAACCTATGTACACCATCCCTTATGAAAAGAGAAGGAGGATAACATGTATATTCAAGGGAAAAGGCTTTTGGACCTACTTGCTCCACTTATATGACTTTGAGGACACAAAATCCAATTTTGAAATTTATGGAGAACCTTGAAGCAATTGCGTCACAGAGAAAGGACCTATCATGCAATTTACTCTGGTGAATAACAAATACAAAGGCCACCGGACCACCCAAAAGATAGACCATCGCCCACATATAATGATATAAATTTGGATGTTTCTTTCAGCACAATTCAACCACAAGGCTCAAAGATAATTCACTTATTAGCACAGTAAAAGAAAACCTATCATGAATCAAGGGCAAATAGATCCTATGTGTCCACAGATGCACAAACAGAGATATGGTTCATGGACTTGGAGAGGGAcctgatccagcagcagaatgtaGAGGGGCAAATCCATTGGGGTCAACTCTGTCTGGATTGGCACCATGATCAAGAAGATACTTGAAAGTGCCCACCCTCTCACCGTACATAGCATGAATCAGAGGCGTTCTACCTGTCAATATATGACAATTGAATTTATTCATCAGAAACACGTGTTCACAGTGCGCACCAAAGATCAAGAACCAGACGTGCGTGAGGATGCATTTTGTTGACAGAGATCAGAGAAAGAGATGGGCCGACCTCCGTTGTCGACGGCGTTCACGTCCACGCGCAGCTCCTCGACCAAGTAGGCGCACATCTCCAGGTTCCCCCTGGCGGCGGCGAGGTGCAGCGCCCCGACGCCCTCCAGTGCCTCGTCGCCTCCTTCCACGGTCACCGCCTCCACCGTCTCCCTGAGGCGGCCCCTGCCCTTGTCCAGCGCCCTCGCGTGGCCTGCAACCCGTCGGATCACACGAAAATCAG from Triticum urartu cultivar G1812 chromosome 3, Tu2.1, whole genome shotgun sequence encodes:
- the LOC125548300 gene encoding 26S proteasome non-ATPase regulatory subunit 10-like; its protein translation is MAPPPPRRSAPMFPAGGTTRSMLLQAAYDGDLRSFKSHARALDKGRGRLRETVEAVTVEGGDEALEGVGALHLAAARGNLEMCAYLVEELRVDVNAVDNGGRTPLIHAMYGERVGTFKYLLDHGANPDRVDPNGFAPLHSAAGSGYCEMVKLLLARGACTDPVTCCGTPLHIAATEGQDCAMKILLGHNADYNKMINGMTPLYFAINVSSVKCAKLLIQAGGVANGDFILTALADAPRNGSAECLNCLLGFAGEWRARNDEEPVDRKKVAELKSQGSKAVARKDFLSAAEAYSMALELDPDDATLFSNRSLCWLHIGKGGKPLLSLLDAYECKKRRPDWSKAFYRESKALALLKDYKGACDALLNVLKMDPGNAEIEDGLRKAMESLKVSQSTKAK